The proteins below come from a single Streptomyces tubercidicus genomic window:
- a CDS encoding ATP-dependent Clp protease ATP-binding subunit has protein sequence MSNGFMGPEGYGPDPFGDFLARFFGSGQSGGGEQGQHMPRQADIARMMSAPARDLVTSAAAYAAEHGSPELGTEHLLRAALASEPTRSMLQQAGADPDALAAEIDRAAGSGPKQSSVAVTPAVKRALLSAHDLARDNGASYIGPEHVLDALAANPDSAAGRILNLAHFEPHATPQGGHGGAHAGSEHSAVPKHDTPTLDKYSRDLTDLARAGRIDPVIGREEEIEQTIEVLSRRGKNNPVLVGDAGVGKTAIVEGLAQRLADGDVPETLAGRRVVALDLTAVVAGTRYRGDFEERMNAIIEEVRAHSESLIVFIDELHTVVGAGGGSGDGGSLEASNMLKPALARGELHVIGASTLEEYRRHIEKDAALARRFQPILVPEPSVSDTVEILRGLQDRYEAHHQVRYTNEALVAAVELSDRYIAHRFLPDKAIDLLDQAGARVRLRSGAKATDVRDLEREVEQLVRDKDQAVAAEQYERATELRDRIADLTARIEAGQPEPPNDCHIVQVTAEDIAEIVSRQTGVPVSSLTQEEKERLLKLAEQLHTRVIGQDDAVTAVSDAILRSRAGLSDPDRPIGSFLFLGPTGVGKTELARALAEALFGTEERMVRLDMSEYQERHTVSRLVGAPPGYVGHEDAGQLTEAVRHHPYSLLLLDEVEKAHPDVFNILLQVLDDGHLTDSQGRMVDFKNTVIVMTSNLGSDALGGGRGVLGFGPDISGAEAGDGARERALSSLREHFRPEFLNRLDEIIVFRRLTDDQLRQITGLLLDGTRRRLHAQDIAVEFTPGAVDWLTHRGHQPEYGARPLRRTIQREIDNMLSRLLLDGALTSGDEVRIAVENNELAFHTGEKPQESG, from the coding sequence ATGAGCAATGGATTCATGGGTCCGGAGGGTTACGGCCCGGACCCGTTCGGTGACTTCCTCGCGCGCTTCTTCGGTTCCGGGCAGTCCGGGGGCGGCGAGCAGGGCCAGCACATGCCCCGGCAGGCGGACATCGCGCGGATGATGAGCGCGCCCGCCCGGGATCTGGTGACCTCCGCAGCCGCCTACGCCGCCGAGCACGGCAGTCCCGAGCTCGGCACCGAGCATCTGCTGCGGGCCGCCCTGGCCTCCGAGCCGACCCGCAGCATGCTGCAGCAGGCGGGGGCGGACCCCGATGCGCTGGCGGCCGAGATCGACCGCGCCGCCGGGTCGGGCCCGAAACAGTCCAGTGTGGCCGTGACGCCCGCGGTCAAGCGGGCCCTGCTGAGCGCGCACGACCTGGCCCGGGACAACGGCGCCTCGTACATCGGCCCGGAGCATGTGCTGGACGCCCTGGCGGCCAATCCGGACTCGGCGGCGGGGCGCATTCTCAACCTCGCCCACTTCGAGCCGCACGCCACCCCGCAGGGCGGGCACGGCGGCGCGCACGCGGGCTCCGAGCACAGCGCCGTACCGAAGCACGACACCCCGACGCTCGACAAATACAGCCGCGATCTGACCGACCTGGCCCGCGCGGGCCGGATCGACCCGGTCATCGGCCGGGAGGAGGAGATCGAGCAGACCATCGAGGTGCTCTCCCGCCGGGGCAAGAACAACCCGGTGCTGGTCGGGGACGCGGGGGTCGGCAAGACCGCGATCGTGGAGGGGCTGGCCCAGCGCCTCGCCGACGGGGACGTGCCGGAAACCCTGGCGGGGCGGCGGGTGGTCGCGCTGGACCTGACGGCCGTCGTCGCCGGGACCCGCTACCGCGGCGACTTCGAGGAGCGGATGAACGCCATCATCGAGGAGGTCCGCGCGCACTCCGAGTCGCTGATCGTCTTCATCGATGAACTCCACACGGTCGTCGGGGCCGGTGGCGGCAGCGGCGACGGCGGTTCCCTGGAGGCGAGCAATATGCTCAAGCCCGCCCTCGCGCGCGGGGAACTGCATGTCATCGGCGCCAGCACGCTGGAGGAGTACCGGCGGCACATCGAGAAGGACGCCGCGCTCGCCCGGCGCTTCCAGCCCATCCTGGTGCCCGAGCCGAGCGTCTCCGACACGGTGGAGATCCTGCGCGGACTCCAGGACCGCTACGAAGCGCATCACCAGGTGCGCTACACGAACGAGGCGCTGGTGGCGGCGGTCGAGCTGTCGGACCGCTATATCGCCCACCGCTTCCTCCCCGACAAGGCGATCGATCTGCTCGACCAGGCGGGCGCCCGGGTCCGGCTCCGTTCGGGCGCCAAGGCCACCGACGTCCGCGATCTGGAGCGCGAGGTGGAGCAGCTGGTCAGGGACAAGGACCAGGCGGTCGCCGCGGAGCAGTACGAGCGGGCCACCGAGCTGCGGGACCGGATCGCCGACCTCACCGCCCGGATCGAGGCCGGTCAGCCGGAGCCGCCGAACGACTGCCACATCGTGCAGGTCACCGCGGAGGACATCGCGGAGATCGTGTCGCGGCAGACCGGTGTGCCGGTGAGCAGTCTGACCCAGGAGGAGAAGGAGCGGCTGCTCAAGCTGGCGGAACAGCTGCACACCCGGGTGATCGGACAGGATGACGCGGTCACGGCCGTCTCCGATGCGATCCTGCGCTCACGGGCCGGACTCTCCGACCCCGACCGCCCGATCGGCAGCTTCCTCTTCCTCGGCCCGACCGGCGTGGGCAAGACCGAACTGGCCCGCGCGCTCGCCGAGGCGCTGTTCGGCACCGAGGAGCGCATGGTGCGGCTGGACATGAGCGAGTATCAGGAGCGGCACACCGTCAGCCGGCTGGTGGGCGCGCCCCCGGGGTACGTCGGCCATGAGGACGCGGGCCAGCTCACCGAGGCGGTGCGGCACCATCCCTATTCGCTGCTGCTGCTCGACGAGGTGGAGAAGGCGCATCCCGATGTCTTCAACATTCTGCTGCAGGTTCTCGACGACGGGCATCTGACGGACTCCCAGGGCCGTATGGTCGACTTCAAGAACACCGTCATCGTGATGACCAGCAACCTCGGCTCCGACGCGCTCGGCGGCGGCCGCGGGGTGCTCGGCTTCGGCCCGGACATCTCGGGGGCGGAGGCCGGCGACGGTGCGCGGGAACGGGCGCTGAGTTCCCTGCGCGAACACTTCCGCCCGGAGTTCCTGAACCGGCTCGACGAGATCATCGTCTTCCGCCGGCTCACCGACGATCAGCTGCGCCAGATCACCGGGCTGCTGCTCGACGGGACCCGCCGCAGGCTGCACGCGCAGGACATCGCGGTGGAGTTCACCCCCGGCGCCGTGGACTGGCTCACCCACCGCGGCCACCAGCCCGAATACGGGGCCCGGCCGCTGCGGCGCACCATTCAGCGCGAGATCGACAACATGCTCTCTCGGCTGCTGCTCGACGGTGCGCTGACGTCCGGGGACGAGGTGCGGATAGCGGTGGAGAACAACGAGCTGGCGTTCCATACCGGAGAGAAGCCGCAGGAGTCCGGGTGA
- a CDS encoding FUSC family protein, which produces MSPQQGASPGSGPRRSAGGPVGAGLRRLRYLMEHVRHGLRGHRTVVGNAVQVTTASCAAFYFCRYGLGLAVMSVYATFTVVSLGALARIPGSGRQRATTVLTAIPAGLALVTLGTLLAVQTWAAVVGMLVIGFMVAYAGTTGPRIAGAAPGMQLLYILPCFPPYAPDTLVQRLSGFLLGALLLALVQRFLLPVPDTPSFRRLLADAADAAARLADHRGGPPPVQALAEARAAGEALRPTCVPPAVRPASPTLAHKAMAHAAEAVRTLLAQLDALHCEAGPQQRFHPETVALLEGISTAARGAAVALRQRRKRLRPGEGPSATALQEELTPVRAHRAVDTLERLSTDDRLVYLRRRTQVVQAADCAVVLVLATRLMLGDRTVERNPAGHTFAYARAGPLGLWWQRLTMHLTPRSVIFQNACRFALGLAAARAVAGLLGLQHGFWVLLATLTLTRTTSLETRSAVRQALTGTLVGAVLAGGMLALVHDRNTVYAIVLPVVMLVAFTAGPLRGLAWAQGGFTLVVATLFAQVSPVTWQLAPVRLVDVLVGSVIGLGCGLVAWPRGAGSELRRSMAGLCSAIADAIGHTTAQVVERSGSTDLFALNRALGLAQESLAQYQSEPREDGVQPDWPTLLVAGRDARRGERLLPDRPGRIASPEVGAWLRQAADRTAADYLSLAHHLGTDRGTPRDDPQPLDIRALLAVAPGIPRHSPARETGAVSAALLLDSVIWLDALTSDLTRLHKEM; this is translated from the coding sequence GTGAGCCCGCAGCAGGGAGCTTCCCCGGGGTCCGGGCCGCGGCGTTCGGCCGGCGGGCCCGTCGGGGCCGGGCTGCGCAGGCTGCGCTACCTGATGGAGCACGTCAGGCACGGACTGCGGGGCCACCGCACGGTGGTCGGCAACGCCGTCCAGGTGACGACCGCCTCCTGTGCCGCCTTCTATTTCTGCCGCTACGGGCTCGGCCTGGCCGTCATGTCCGTCTACGCCACCTTCACCGTGGTGTCTCTCGGTGCGCTCGCCCGGATCCCCGGGTCCGGGCGGCAGCGCGCGACGACCGTCCTGACCGCGATCCCCGCCGGACTCGCGCTGGTCACGCTGGGCACCCTGCTCGCCGTCCAGACCTGGGCCGCCGTCGTCGGCATGCTCGTCATCGGCTTCATGGTGGCGTATGCGGGCACCACCGGCCCGCGGATCGCCGGTGCGGCGCCGGGGATGCAGCTGCTCTACATCCTGCCGTGTTTCCCGCCGTACGCCCCGGACACCCTGGTCCAGCGGTTGTCCGGCTTCCTGCTGGGGGCGCTGCTGCTCGCCCTGGTCCAGCGCTTCCTGCTGCCCGTACCGGACACTCCGTCCTTCCGGCGGCTGCTCGCCGACGCCGCCGACGCGGCCGCGCGGCTGGCCGACCACCGTGGCGGGCCCCCTCCCGTACAGGCGCTCGCCGAGGCGCGGGCGGCCGGGGAGGCGCTGCGTCCCACCTGTGTGCCACCCGCCGTACGGCCCGCCTCCCCCACCCTCGCCCACAAGGCCATGGCGCACGCCGCCGAGGCCGTCCGCACCCTGCTGGCGCAGCTGGACGCCCTGCACTGCGAGGCCGGGCCGCAGCAGCGGTTCCACCCGGAGACGGTGGCGCTGCTGGAGGGCATCAGCACCGCCGCCCGCGGGGCGGCCGTCGCGCTGCGGCAGCGGCGGAAGCGGCTGCGGCCCGGTGAGGGACCGTCCGCCACCGCCCTCCAGGAGGAGCTGACCCCGGTCCGCGCCCACCGGGCGGTGGACACCCTGGAGCGGCTCAGCACCGATGACCGGCTGGTCTATCTGCGCCGACGGACGCAGGTGGTGCAGGCCGCCGACTGCGCTGTCGTCCTCGTGCTGGCCACCCGGCTGATGCTCGGGGACCGTACCGTCGAGCGGAACCCCGCCGGGCACACCTTCGCCTATGCGCGGGCCGGCCCCCTCGGGCTGTGGTGGCAGCGGCTGACCATGCATCTCACCCCCCGCTCGGTGATCTTCCAGAACGCCTGCCGGTTCGCCCTCGGGCTGGCCGCGGCACGGGCCGTCGCCGGGCTGCTCGGCCTCCAGCACGGCTTCTGGGTGCTGCTCGCCACCCTGACGCTGACCCGTACGACCAGCCTGGAGACCCGGTCCGCGGTCCGGCAGGCGCTGACCGGGACGCTGGTCGGCGCGGTGCTGGCCGGCGGGATGCTGGCGCTGGTCCACGACCGGAACACGGTGTACGCCATCGTGCTGCCGGTGGTGATGCTGGTGGCGTTCACCGCGGGGCCGTTGCGCGGGCTGGCCTGGGCGCAGGGCGGCTTCACACTGGTCGTGGCGACGCTGTTCGCTCAGGTCTCCCCCGTCACCTGGCAGCTGGCGCCGGTCCGGCTGGTGGATGTGCTGGTCGGCAGCGTCATCGGGCTGGGCTGCGGGCTGGTGGCCTGGCCACGGGGCGCGGGCAGCGAGCTGCGCCGCAGCATGGCGGGACTGTGCTCGGCCATCGCCGACGCCATCGGGCACACCACCGCACAGGTCGTCGAACGCTCCGGCAGCACCGATCTCTTCGCCCTCAACCGTGCCCTCGGCCTCGCGCAGGAGAGCCTGGCCCAGTACCAGTCCGAGCCGCGGGAGGACGGCGTACAGCCGGACTGGCCCACGCTGCTGGTCGCCGGGCGGGACGCGCGGCGCGGTGAGCGGCTGCTGCCCGACCGTCCCGGCCGGATCGCCTCGCCGGAGGTCGGCGCCTGGCTGCGGCAGGCGGCCGACCGGACGGCGGCCGACTACCTGTCCCTGGCCCACCACCTCGGCACGGACCGCGGCACACCCCGGGACGACCCGCAACCGCTGGACATCCGCGCCCTGTTGGCGGTCGCTCCGGGCATCCCGCGCCACAGCCCGGCGCGGGAGACCGGTGCGGTCTCCGCCGCCCTGCTCCTCGACTCGGTGATCTGGCTCGACGCCCTCACCAGCGATCTGACCCGTCTCCACAAGGAGATGTGA
- a CDS encoding PadR family transcriptional regulator codes for MTEKKADATDTADTGDAGRPALPATSWAVLGLLSFGEELSGYDLKKWSDSSLRLFYWSPSFSQIYGELKRLEKVGYVTARMVAQETGNRDKRVYVITDAGMAAVRHWAREAPVEPPVLKHGVMLRMWLGHLLETDRMRDVLGRHRAYAETMRQRAEVDVADAHGEDGHSADPHGADPHGEESWAYPALVLKWSERYYAAERDLADAMLADLADLDDLDERDRRRL; via the coding sequence GTGACGGAGAAGAAGGCGGACGCCACGGACACCGCGGACACCGGCGATGCCGGGCGACCGGCGCTGCCGGCGACCAGTTGGGCGGTGCTGGGGCTGCTGTCCTTCGGTGAGGAGCTGTCCGGCTACGACCTGAAGAAATGGTCCGACTCGTCGCTGCGCCTCTTCTACTGGAGTCCGTCCTTCAGCCAGATCTACGGTGAGTTGAAGCGTCTGGAGAAGGTCGGTTACGTCACCGCGCGGATGGTCGCCCAGGAGACCGGCAACCGCGACAAGCGGGTCTATGTGATCACCGACGCGGGGATGGCGGCGGTGCGTCACTGGGCGCGCGAGGCGCCCGTGGAGCCTCCTGTCCTCAAACACGGCGTGATGCTGCGGATGTGGCTGGGGCATCTGCTGGAGACCGACCGGATGCGGGACGTCCTGGGCCGGCACCGGGCGTACGCGGAGACCATGCGGCAGCGCGCCGAGGTGGACGTCGCGGACGCCCACGGCGAGGACGGCCACAGCGCGGATCCCCACGGCGCGGACCCCCACGGGGAGGAGTCCTGGGCCTATCCCGCCCTCGTCCTGAAGTGGTCGGAGCGCTACTACGCCGCCGAACGGGACCTGGCCGACGCCATGTTGGCCGACCTTGCTGACTTGGACGACCTGGACGAGCGGGATCGCCGCCGCCTTTAG
- a CDS encoding acyl-CoA dehydrogenase family protein has translation MRFLLTDEQREFAQALDGMLGASGIPAVARAWAAGEHRPGRALWARIADAGVFGLAVPERHGGTGLLPVELALSFAELGRHAVPGPLVETVAAAAFLERLGGEPVAGEWLPRIAAGGAVVSLCAGAEPYALDADAADAVLVVRGDTVCRTEAHGPVQTSLDPARRPARPLGGTVVARGPAVSAAAAHAVEVARLATAAQSLGLGRALLAATVSYVKQRTQFGVAIGSFQAVKHRLADTLIGLEFAQPLVHAAALALAAGAPSAGREVAAAKVAAGEAGYAAARTALQLHGAIGYTEELDLSLWLRKARPLRDAWGTPADCRARVLTG, from the coding sequence ATGCGGTTTCTCCTGACCGATGAGCAGCGGGAGTTCGCACAGGCACTGGACGGCATGCTGGGGGCGTCCGGCATCCCGGCCGTGGCGCGGGCCTGGGCGGCCGGGGAGCACCGGCCTGGCCGGGCGCTGTGGGCGCGGATCGCGGACGCGGGGGTGTTCGGGCTCGCCGTTCCGGAGCGGCACGGCGGGACCGGGCTGCTGCCGGTCGAACTGGCGCTGTCCTTCGCGGAGTTGGGGCGCCATGCGGTGCCGGGGCCGCTGGTGGAGACGGTGGCGGCGGCCGCGTTCCTGGAGCGGCTCGGCGGGGAGCCGGTGGCCGGGGAATGGCTGCCGCGGATCGCCGCGGGCGGGGCCGTGGTCAGCCTGTGCGCCGGGGCGGAGCCGTACGCCCTGGACGCCGATGCCGCCGATGCCGTCCTCGTCGTGCGGGGTGACACGGTGTGCCGTACGGAGGCCCATGGGCCGGTGCAGACCTCCCTCGACCCGGCCCGGCGACCGGCCCGCCCGCTCGGCGGCACGGTGGTGGCCCGGGGCCCCGCGGTGAGCGCGGCCGCCGCGCACGCCGTCGAGGTCGCGCGGCTGGCCACCGCCGCACAGTCCCTCGGCCTCGGCCGCGCCCTGCTGGCGGCGACGGTGTCGTACGTCAAGCAGCGCACCCAGTTCGGGGTGGCCATCGGCTCGTTCCAGGCGGTCAAGCACCGGCTCGCGGACACCCTGATCGGGCTGGAGTTCGCCCAGCCGCTGGTGCACGCGGCGGCGCTGGCACTGGCGGCCGGGGCCCCGTCGGCGGGCCGGGAGGTGGCGGCGGCGAAGGTCGCGGCGGGCGAGGCCGGGTACGCCGCGGCGCGCACCGCACTCCAACTGCACGGCGCCATCGGCTACACGGAGGAACTGGACCTCTCGCTGTGGCTCCGCAAGGCCCGCCCGCTGCGCGACGCCTGGGGCACGCCGGCCGACTGCCGTGCCCGCGTTCTGACGGGCTGA
- a CDS encoding acyl-CoA dehydrogenase family protein yields MDLEFTATEEEFRAEARDWLADHVPASPLPSLETAEGFAAHREWERRLAADRWSVVSWPEEYGGRGASLWQWLVFEEEYYAAGAPGRVSQNGISLLAPTLFEHGTEEQRTRVLGPMARGEVIWAQAWSEPESGSDLASLRSAAVRTEGGWLLRGQKTWSSRAAFADRAFGLFRSDPDAARPHQGLSYLMFPLDAPGVTVRPIGRLDGKPAFAELFLDEVFVPDADVIGEPGQGWRIAMSTAGKERGLTLRSPGRFTAAAERLAALWREAPEGAAPALGDRVADALIGARAYQLFTYAHASRLTSDERPAPDGGKPGADGSGAESSLNKVFWSELDIALHETALDLLGPYGMLADDADEAPEYGSWAEGYTFSLAGPIYAGTNEIQRDIIAERLLGLPKGRR; encoded by the coding sequence ATGGACCTCGAATTCACCGCCACCGAGGAGGAGTTCAGGGCGGAGGCCCGTGACTGGCTGGCCGACCACGTACCCGCTTCCCCCCTGCCGTCACTGGAGACCGCGGAAGGGTTCGCCGCCCACCGGGAGTGGGAGCGGCGGCTGGCCGCGGACCGCTGGTCGGTCGTCTCCTGGCCCGAGGAGTACGGCGGCCGGGGCGCCTCGCTCTGGCAGTGGCTGGTCTTCGAGGAGGAGTACTACGCGGCGGGCGCCCCCGGGCGGGTCAGCCAGAACGGCATCAGCCTGCTCGCCCCGACCCTGTTCGAGCACGGCACCGAGGAGCAACGCACCCGTGTGCTGGGCCCGATGGCGCGCGGTGAGGTCATCTGGGCACAGGCCTGGTCCGAGCCGGAGTCGGGGTCGGATCTGGCGTCGCTGCGCTCGGCCGCCGTACGGACCGAGGGCGGCTGGCTGCTGCGCGGGCAGAAGACCTGGTCGTCCCGGGCCGCGTTCGCCGACCGCGCCTTCGGGCTGTTCCGCAGCGACCCGGACGCCGCCCGGCCGCACCAGGGGCTCAGCTATCTGATGTTCCCGCTGGACGCACCGGGTGTGACGGTGCGCCCCATCGGCCGCCTCGACGGCAAGCCCGCCTTCGCCGAACTCTTCCTCGATGAGGTCTTCGTGCCCGATGCGGACGTGATCGGCGAGCCGGGGCAGGGCTGGCGGATCGCGATGAGCACCGCGGGCAAGGAACGCGGGCTGACGCTGCGCAGTCCGGGCCGCTTCACCGCGGCCGCCGAGCGGCTGGCCGCACTGTGGCGCGAGGCCCCCGAGGGGGCCGCTCCGGCCCTCGGCGACCGGGTGGCCGACGCGCTGATCGGCGCCCGCGCCTATCAGCTCTTCACCTACGCCCATGCCTCCCGGCTCACCTCCGACGAGCGGCCCGCGCCCGATGGCGGGAAGCCCGGAGCGGACGGCTCCGGCGCGGAGTCGAGCCTGAACAAGGTCTTCTGGTCCGAGCTGGACATCGCCCTGCACGAGACCGCCCTGGACCTGCTCGGCCCGTACGGGATGCTCGCCGATGACGCCGACGAGGCGCCCGAGTACGGGAGTTGGGCCGAGGGTTACACCTTCTCGCTCGCCGGGCCGATCTATGCCGGCACCAACGAGATCCAGCGCGACATCATCGCCGAGCGGCTGCTCGGCCTGCCGAAGGGACGCCGTTGA
- a CDS encoding SDR family oxidoreductase gives MTPPPYVPGHHLLDGRTAVITAAAGSGIGGATARRFLEEGARVVIGDAHARRLKETAAALAAEFGEAKVAALPCDVTDEDQVNALLELAEEHHGRLDIVVNNAGLGGTADLVEMTDEQWSRVLDVTLNGTFRCTRAALRRMRATGSGGVIVNNASVVGWRAQRGQAHYAAAKAGVMALTRCAAMEAAEYGVRVNAVAPSLALHPHLVKVTTPELLAELTEREAFGRYAEPWEVANVIVFLAGDYASYMTGETVSVSSQHA, from the coding sequence ATGACACCGCCCCCGTACGTGCCCGGCCACCATCTGCTCGACGGCCGGACCGCCGTCATCACCGCGGCCGCCGGATCCGGCATCGGCGGCGCCACCGCCCGCAGGTTCCTGGAGGAAGGCGCCCGCGTCGTCATCGGTGATGCCCATGCGCGCCGGCTGAAGGAGACCGCCGCCGCGCTCGCCGCGGAGTTCGGGGAGGCGAAGGTGGCCGCCCTGCCCTGCGATGTCACTGACGAGGACCAGGTCAACGCCCTGCTGGAGCTGGCGGAAGAGCACCACGGCCGGCTCGACATCGTGGTCAACAACGCCGGGCTCGGCGGCACCGCCGACCTCGTCGAGATGACCGACGAGCAGTGGAGCAGGGTCCTCGATGTGACGCTGAACGGCACGTTCCGCTGCACCCGCGCGGCCCTGCGCCGCATGCGGGCCACCGGCAGCGGCGGGGTGATCGTCAACAACGCCTCCGTCGTCGGCTGGCGGGCCCAGCGCGGCCAGGCCCACTACGCCGCGGCCAAGGCCGGGGTGATGGCACTGACCCGCTGTGCCGCCATGGAGGCCGCGGAGTACGGCGTCCGCGTCAACGCGGTCGCGCCCAGCCTCGCCCTGCACCCGCATCTGGTGAAGGTGACCACCCCCGAGCTGCTCGCGGAGCTCACCGAGCGCGAGGCGTTCGGCCGCTACGCCGAGCCTTGGGAGGTCGCCAATGTCATCGTCTTCCTGGCCGGGGACTACGCCTCCTACATGACCGGAGAGACGGTGTCGGTCAGCTCGCAGCACGCGTGA
- a CDS encoding acetyl-CoA C-acetyltransferase, translated as MSEAYIIDAVRTPVGKKGGGLSAVHPADLGAHVLTALMARTGADPAAVEDVVFGCLDTVGPQAGDIARTCWLAAGLPEEVPGVTVDRQCGSSQQAVHFAAQGVLSGTQDLVVAGGVQNMSQIPIAFASRQAAAPLGLTDGPFAGSEGWRARYGAAPVNQFHGAELIAAKWQVSREDMEEFALGSHRRAIRAIDEGRFDRELIPYGGVTTDEGPRRTTSLAKMAALPPVVEGGRLTAAVSSQVSDGAAAMLLASERAVADHGLTPRARIHHLSVRGEDPIRMLSAPIPATAYALKKAGMSIGDIDLTEINEAFAPVVLAWLKETGADPERVNVNGGAIALGHPLGATGVRLMTTLLHELERTGGRFGLQTMCEGGGQANVTIIERL; from the coding sequence ATGTCCGAGGCGTACATCATTGACGCGGTCCGTACCCCGGTCGGCAAGAAGGGCGGCGGGCTGTCCGCCGTTCACCCCGCCGACCTGGGCGCCCATGTACTGACGGCGCTGATGGCGCGCACCGGCGCCGATCCGGCGGCCGTCGAGGACGTCGTCTTCGGCTGTCTGGACACGGTGGGACCGCAGGCCGGGGATATCGCCCGGACGTGCTGGCTGGCCGCCGGGCTGCCCGAGGAGGTGCCGGGCGTCACCGTCGACCGCCAGTGCGGCTCCTCCCAGCAGGCCGTCCATTTCGCGGCCCAGGGTGTGCTCTCCGGTACCCAGGACCTGGTGGTCGCGGGCGGCGTACAGAACATGTCGCAGATCCCGATCGCCTTCGCCAGCCGCCAGGCCGCCGCCCCGCTGGGGCTGACCGATGGTCCGTTCGCCGGTTCCGAGGGCTGGCGGGCCCGCTACGGCGCGGCGCCCGTCAACCAGTTCCACGGCGCCGAACTCATCGCCGCCAAGTGGCAGGTCTCCCGCGAGGACATGGAAGAGTTCGCACTCGGTTCGCACCGGCGGGCAATCCGCGCCATCGACGAGGGCCGTTTCGACCGTGAGCTCATTCCGTACGGGGGCGTCACCACCGATGAGGGACCACGGCGCACGACGTCTTTGGCGAAGATGGCCGCGCTGCCGCCGGTCGTCGAGGGGGGCCGGCTGACCGCGGCGGTCTCCTCGCAGGTCTCCGACGGCGCGGCCGCCATGCTCCTGGCCTCCGAGCGGGCGGTGGCCGACCACGGCCTCACCCCGCGCGCCCGTATCCACCATCTGTCGGTGCGCGGCGAGGACCCGATCCGGATGCTGTCCGCACCGATCCCGGCGACGGCGTACGCACTGAAGAAGGCGGGCATGTCGATCGGCGATATCGACCTGACCGAGATCAATGAGGCGTTCGCACCCGTGGTACTGGCCTGGCTGAAGGAGACCGGCGCCGATCCGGAGCGGGTCAATGTCAACGGCGGCGCCATCGCCCTCGGCCATCCGCTCGGTGCGACCGGCGTCCGGCTGATGACGACGCTGCTGCACGAACTGGAGCGCACCGGCGGCCGGTTCGGGCTCCAGACCATGTGCGAGGGCGGCGGCCAGGCCAACGTCACGATCATCGAGCGGCTCTGA
- a CDS encoding NAD(P)H-dependent flavin oxidoreductase: protein METPLTRLVGVRHPLVQTGMGWVAGPRLVSAAANAGALGILASATMTVEQLRAAVREVTSRTDAPFGVNLRADAGDAAERVRLIVDEGVRVASFALAPSRELIARLKDAGVVVIPSVGARRHAEKVAAWGADAVVVQGGEGGGHTGNVATTVLLPQVVDAVEIPVIAAGGFFDGRGLVAALAYGAAGIAMGTRFLLTSDSTVPPAVQARYLAAAVKDITVTTKVDGLPHRMLRSELVETLERSGRTTALLRAVRHAASFRKLSGLSWAQMVRDGLAMRHGRDLTWSQVLLAANAPMLLKASMVEGRTDLGVMASGQVAGVIEDLPSCAELVDRIMAEAHRTLTGLPPEAPG from the coding sequence ATCGAGACCCCGCTGACCAGGCTCGTCGGGGTGCGCCACCCCCTGGTGCAGACCGGCATGGGGTGGGTGGCCGGGCCCCGGCTGGTCTCGGCCGCCGCCAACGCGGGCGCCCTGGGCATCCTCGCCTCGGCCACCATGACCGTCGAGCAGCTGCGGGCGGCGGTCCGCGAGGTCACGTCCCGTACGGACGCGCCGTTCGGGGTCAATCTGCGGGCGGACGCGGGGGATGCGGCGGAGCGGGTGCGCCTCATCGTGGACGAGGGCGTACGGGTCGCCTCATTCGCGCTGGCGCCCTCCCGGGAGCTGATCGCCCGGCTCAAGGACGCGGGGGTCGTCGTCATCCCGTCCGTCGGGGCCCGCCGCCATGCCGAGAAGGTCGCGGCCTGGGGCGCGGACGCGGTCGTCGTACAGGGCGGGGAGGGCGGCGGGCACACCGGGAATGTGGCCACCACCGTGCTGCTGCCGCAGGTCGTGGACGCGGTCGAGATCCCGGTGATCGCCGCGGGCGGTTTCTTCGACGGCCGCGGCCTGGTCGCGGCGCTGGCCTACGGTGCGGCCGGAATCGCGATGGGCACCCGCTTTCTGCTGACGTCCGACAGCACCGTGCCACCGGCCGTCCAGGCCCGCTATCTGGCGGCGGCCGTCAAGGACATCACCGTCACCACGAAGGTGGACGGTCTGCCGCACCGGATGCTGCGCAGCGAACTGGTCGAGACCCTGGAACGGTCCGGGCGCACCACCGCGCTGCTCCGGGCGGTGCGCCATGCCGCGTCGTTCCGGAAGCTGTCCGGTCTGAGCTGGGCCCAGATGGTGCGTGACGGCCTGGCGATGAGACATGGCAGGGACCTCACCTGGAGCCAGGTCCTGCTCGCGGCCAACGCACCGATGCTGCTCAAGGCATCGATGGTCGAGGGCCGTACCGATCTCGGGGTGATGGCTTCCGGCCAGGTCGCCGGGGTGATCGAGGATCTGCCGTCGTGCGCGGAGCTGGTCGACCGGATCATGGCCGAGGCTCACCGGACGCTGACCGGGCTGCCACCGGAGGCGCCGGGCTGA